The region GTTGAAGCAACAGTTATGATAAAACAGGCGTCTTCTTGCAGTACAATCAATAGTCTGAATAGCAGAAGTCCATCGCCTCAGAACTATTGCGCTGCTACGCTAAATCTGAATGACCCAAGTGAGTATTGGTTACTTTTACTACTTTGCTGACCGAGGACACAATATGCACAGTCTTGGTGACTTTTATACTCAGCTGTCGATTCTTTCAGGTGTTGAATTACAAAAGCGCAAATGCTGGCTTTCACCTGATGGTGGAACGTTAAATAACCGTCGAGGAAGATTTATAGTTCTAGGTTCTTCTGGAGAATGCCTACCAGTAACAAGAAACTCAGGCCTATCGACCGCTGAGACACAAGAAGATAGTTTATATTCAAGCTGCAACTCCAGCGATGATGAATATCACAGTGCTAACAACAGTTTTGACGATGGTAATAGAGATAACTGgccttatcatttttttttatctatactaaaGTTAACGAGatgagataaagaatgtaaacaatgGCACCGTTACTGAGTTACATTGCGATGGCGAGCGATTGTTGTCTCTGTCCTTATCACTCATATGCAGTAATGGCGTCAGTTGGTCGACGACAGCTGTCGTTGCGCGTTTCGTGGTACAGGAAAGCAGTCAGTACCGCAGTCGTCAACATTTTATCCGCCATTTTGTGAACAAGATCATTCCTGTTTGAATTGCATTTGAAGTTTTTCGTTTCCCTATTTACtttgttatttgttattattattgttagctTTCCTATTGATATGGAATGGCAGCTCTAGACAACCTATGAAATATATCAATTCTTTTCAATATTCAAAGATATCGATGAAAACGTTTTGAGCCTCTCAAACTTTGATAACATTCTTTTTCTCGTGTTGTTAGCCTTACTATAGTCAAAATCCTAGTAACAAATCtgtttctatttatatttttattaaagcgGGAAGTGAAGATGAAGGCAGAGGTGAGAGTGGACGGCCAAATTCATTCCAGTATTCTAAAGAGTTGTCAACGGAAGAGAGACGATTAAGCTTTGCCGATCGACTCCGTGATGCTTTGAGAAGGGAAGCAGAAAACTCTTGTACTACAAGCAGTACCGGTGACTGGTCGACGGATAGCTCTAGTTACGCTGTCGGCGTAAGTATATCGGGAGCTGAAGTCCACGACAACGATATAAGGtgaaaatctatatatatttgcttattattttCCAGTAATCCTGTAAGCTATGAATctattgagtatttttgtagGGTTAAGCGGGGAGGATCTGTTGGATTTGTTTTAACTGAAGACGAAATATACGAAAATGGAAACAAACCTCCAAGAAGGCTACTTTCAAGAAAAGAAACCGGAAACAGTTCAAAATACAGCTTCAGCACAGAATACACGTAGGTCCCACCGTATTTGTGAATTCTAATAACTTACTAGATTGtgcacaaatttaataatgtattcTAAAATGATCTGTGATTAAGTTTTAGGAATAAGATAACTAAAACTCTGCTTAAAATCTTCAAAATTATCCGCGGCTTGCAATTGGATTAGAATAAGATTAACTTTTTTGTTTCAGTTCTGAGTTAGAAGAAGTTTACGAACAATTCAATAATTGGTTAAATGACCCTATTGTTGATAATGAGTCAGGAGACAACAAAAACCGGGAACTTGATTCCAGAGATTTGGCTGTAATAAGGTTACAAAAATTAACTATCAGTTCTTCttcacttttatttttgttatttcttgTATGTACATACCTTTAAGTTGTCGAGAAAATTCAGAGATGCGTTTTATtcctaaattaattaaattaaacaataaattttaaaataaaaggtaTTTGTAGATTTGCAGGATCGCTATTGAAAAGGACGCTAAGTGAATCAATGGCTAGCGGCGCGACCGGAGTTGGGTCGACAGAAGCGGAAGCAGCAGAATTATATGGACGGGATTCGAGGGAGAGAGTAGCCCCTCGACGTTTGGCCTTAGCGGCAAGGTCTTTGTCGCTTGAACTAGCAAGGCACCGACATCGACTGGCTGCGCATTTGGTAAGGTTTTCCTCACTTATAAATAGATAAAgctaaaactaaacttaaatatAACGTTAATAGTTTAGCATTTCAAATcagttttgtatataaaattgttaaagtATTGTAAAATTTGTACAACAAGAATCTTCTAAGCATGAAATCCCTGTGCTTACGCTTATGCACTTGATACTTATATCGGctccagattttttttatgaaactaagggacgagacgagcaggacgttgccctgtccattacaatgcggtgccgctcagaattcttgaataaccccaaaaattctgagcggcactacaataattgcgcttgtcaccttcagacatgagatgttaagtcatttgcccagtaatttcactagctacggcctccttcagaccgaaatacagtaatgcttacacattactgcttcatggcagaaataggtgccgttgtggtacccataatctagctggcatcctgtgcaaaggagcccactggtaATTTAATGCAAAACCTGAGTTTGACGATGATATATTTTGGCAGAGAGATAAAGTTAAAGAATCTATACCGGAAGAGATAGTTCGACAATCAGAGAGTCCAATTTTGAAGACCGATTCAAATAGTTTCTGCTCCAGTTCGGCTTCCAGTTGCACAACGCAGTTATCCAATGATAGAAAACAATTTAATGATCGAAAGAAAAAGCTAAATTGGGTTGTAAATATGATCGTAGAGACGATTGAGGAGACGGTCGTTTGTGAACCAGTTAcgattaaaataaagaaacctAAGGTCAGATTTGTTCTGCCTCTGTCGCTAATTTTGTTTCGACTTCTGTGATTCCACTAACTACCACTTCGTCACATATTCAAGCCCATTTCATAAACTTTCACAGCACCTTTTTATTAAAGCCTTAGGTTTTTTAAGCCACAATCCTTTTTCTGTTTCTTGAACTTTACTAACATACACGAGCATATAGCATAAAACAtagcaataatttaaaatacaccATTTTTCAATTAAGTATAACCTAAATAATTAACATCGTACAACATATTGCTTGCTGCAAATTCCTTAGACtgttaaataaactatttttcataataatattaccctGTTTTATCGCGTGTTAAtagaatatagaaatatttttttatttcggaAACTTACAgcaatttttacaaattttacacaacaaatagattaataaatgctaattacaagcttccacatatgtttttaaattgcttaagcTCAGATTAATATATAACACAGATAATACTGTAACATAAAATAGGTTCTAACTTATGAGATTAagtgcttcttttttttatgttagactTACATCGATACTGTCTTTGGTAAGCACATTCTTAGCTACACGAGGACTACAAGTAAAGAGGTCAAAACGGTCATCATGGTTAAGCTTGTTGAACTGCCGCATGCAACGAGGGAAAAAGCTATTTTTCCGGTAGTTAGTGTGGCTGGAATCTATGCTAAACAAAGCCGGTTTCCTAAGAGTATATTTTATAGCAGGGATTTCAAATTTGAGACCCGTACTCTAGATGACTACGTACATAGCCGCAatagataatttttatagtttccattcttttaaaattctgtGAAGCACGAATAATAAATCCAAGAGCCTAAAAGGCTCTATTTAACAGCATTAACATGGTCATCgaacattaatttattgtcatGAATTACACCTAgatctttagtattttttataacagctaaattttgatttttaatctTATAGTTATATTCAAAAACGTTTCGTTATATTCTAGGACATAGGTAGGACgtgtttaaaaagtaaaaaatacagaGCACTATTGATAAAATTTACTTTCAATATTGCCATGGATGTATATTATAGTGTGACAGTTACATCGcattagtatatattatgatacaagtgaGTTAAGTTactcattatacacgaggctgtgggttgcagcccGAGCCGTAGTCGAGggcgtaaatcagccgagtCTCTAGTGAGCAAGCtgctcacgagtttcatacgcaaTGTTTCAACACATTTGCGAGGAAAAAGCAAACATGTATTTACCACCCagcaacaaataaaatttgaaaattatggCCAGCCTAGCTAAACTCTCTAAGAActactaagaaaaaagcgattgtatgaaacgtgcagtgatagatagattgacagaggacggctataatcttgtaaaaaacggagatagctgaaatccacgttttaagcaaccattcgctttcaaacttagccggattattcTTCGTCGCCACAttgtactatttcaaacttatgtcaaatctcactgcacgtttcatattaaactcaatttcaatttttacttaggcaggcCCACCTCTTATTTGGTACGTAAATTACATCCACTTTGATGTAAGGTGAATGACCAATAGCCATACagcctacttcaaaattatatttttagtgattaaatgaaagatatattttaaaacaaactatcgtgaagtataaataaattgacaataataatcaaataaaattttatgaacgatgtgggagtcgagcccacgacctccggcgttccgtgccggtgtaGAGCACCGGGCCAACTgggctaaccgttcgagtgatgtatcgtcataaaatcttgtatgctttgttcaactctcaggttgtggcaatAATAAAGGTTTTTCGTCCTCATTagggacacatttatttatttgaataagtaaatggtttttcagcggcataaaaccactttgttgttacaaaaaaactgtactacccggttaaattgaaaatgctctgcttactctcatataatttgcagttaggtactaacttaactttgtagggataactctattatgcactagtgtgtaatataataaaattatgcaCGCGTGTGTTAAAGTTCGGTTTATGGACCTaagaacgatgtaataaggctcactttacgagcaagtgcgttgaataaataatttcctTAACCATGCCTGCAAAGCATTCCTGTCTGCGAGTTATGACAAAAATAAACCATTCTTGTAGAATATCATTTATTACGCCACTAACCAATATGATTTTTAGCTACTAAACAAGAAGTTTTTCAAAGATAGATAGTTAATTGAGGTTTTTGGCACAATATAGGCATAggccccctgaaaacgtgatctaGAACGAGGTAACGAACGTAACGTCGGATTAACTGAATAatcaaaatgtaacttttacgcaaaactAATGCAAAAATACAATTACTTGCATTTTAATCTTTCAAAAACTGTTTTATGTAAATTAGAAGTAGGTAATAAACATATTGTGGTACTTATAATCTTGAAATGTCGTAGAACCAAAATCGTAATTTAGAAAGTACAAAAAATGGACGTTTAAAGAGAAAGATTAATAAATTTCAGCTGAACGAGTTAGCGAACAAAATAGTAGCGGGAGGGACTACCAAAGCCGTGGCGACGGGCAACTGGGGCTGCGGTCATCGTCTGCGAGGGCATCCGCAGCTCAAATTGTTGCTCCAGTGGATGTCTGCGAGCGTTGCCGGAGTGCCAGCTCTCTTCTACTATACTTTCGGGAATGAAAAATTGTTTAAGGTATAGCTGGccgatccgttgaccgaaatagttttcagtagccttattgaggcgcgaagatagtactttgaacattctccgcgcctctgggccccacaggccaagtgtctcgacaccaaacgccacaatgatgtaagactcactgagaccgatatatttgcgacgtttgctgtcttcggcagtcgaagcagcagcccaaAGCCATACTCATGATTGTATGCTCTATCGCTCATGTTTTACTTTTCCTTCGTTCATTTAAGTACTGTAAATTGAGCGGACAATACTTGTAGGTATACTTCATTGACGTACAAAGAATTACTAGACTCACAgccacgctcaaaaattgtcagAAACAAAACTCTGCGTACGCGTTgtttaggcagagttttcgttcagttttGTTTtaaccgcgctttgaatacaacaccacgcaatgacaaagtgttcagtaaAAGACTGTCCAAATAATAGCATGCttataaacttaaaaaggattaaGTGTCGTATTTCGggtaaattacattttaattgctaAAATAACATACATCGCCGACGAAATATGCGAACAAGATGTCCGTCATTTCGCGCCTTAACCGATGAGCTTCtcatgagcgtatacaataaacTTTGAAAATTACTGCCATgaaataaagtgttaatttgaatgaatgttttaatggtATCAGTATAAGATAATGTATACGTTTATACAACGCCGCACGGACAATTTTGACGACATTTTTTATtggcgattgggagtctagttcTTTATAATACGTCAATGGTATACCTGCATTGTCTCTtgaaatatttacttaattgATTTTCAATATAAGAGGAAACGGTTTATACGCCCACATGTAAGTGCCGAGTTTAATCAATCCCAGTAAGCCTCCATTAGTCGACTCGAGCCTCCCTTACCAGAGCGAGTGTTTCATAACCGTGCCTGACGTCTCAGGCTCATTCAGTACCCACACCGCCACCACTTCAGACATTATTGTTACAGATAATAAAAAAcctaaatgaatttaaaaattcggAAATATTTTCACGTGTGGCAGCCCCAAAGGGATATCGGGTGAGTATAATAAGTTGATATTCctaaaaagttgttttttttccAGTTGGACACACTTGTGAGGGTGTTAGTGGACAGAAAATGGACAGTCGGACAGCTGGCGAAAGCGGTCCTCAAGTACGCACGACAATACCTTCACGAACCCAATGTCATACCAGAGAATCACTCACTTTTCGACGAGTTGATCGGCATTGAGAAAATACCAGATGATTAATTATAGATAACTAAATTCCGAAGTTAGGTATTCTGAAAATAGAATTGTTAACACGTTGAATGACATAACTCGTTAAAAAGGTTTCTAGGCTTTGCCCTGCTACAAATAAGCCAACCGAAACAACccaattataagaaaaaaaaacgtcTAGAGGTAGCAATTTCAGTCGTTGATATgaagatttttatgattttgagTGGTTTGtcatttatataatgtattttcTGCTAATGTTTGAGTACAGTTTTAGATTTTATACACTGAACGCAGAtggcaaataaaatttgttgcaAAAATTGCTAGTGCTAAAGTTATCTGGTTCATTGCGCATAAACGGCCGTTTATGCACCGTTATTTTGAGTAGCTTACAATTTCAAAAAACTAGGAATGCGACCGAACAAACAACCCAACCTTCGGTAGCGCGAGCTCAAATATACTAAagtaatatgaataaatactttttgcAAGGTCCTAGCTTAAAATCTGTGactgcaaaatatataaaaatgacacaTGACATTGACGGATTGAGTTCACTTAATTTTGTTCCTACCTGCGTCCTgctgtaataattttaaattttcattcgaACAGTACAATGCTTACGCAGGTAAAATATGACTTTAAAAtcgctttaattttattattttacgcCGCCAAAGATTATTAAGAATTTATTTGGCTAACAAAATCTATACGGTCTACGTCTCGATCGTTAATTTAATCAATAATGTCAAATGTGTTAAAGATGATTTTTCATTGATCCTCATTTACTTAATTCATAATGTGTATTGAAATGTTCAAATTGTTTTTTCATtaggtaaattattatttgccaTTTTGTATGGTAATCTCAATGCTCAATTAAAGCAACCAAACTTCGATGCATTTACgagtttttatacaaatattatatttatatggtaCCTCGGATTTAAGGGTCAATACGGGGTGCgtagataaattatatatttttaacttggTTAACTCAATTCATActgatattttgataataataattctattatAAGCAACGAGATACTAATCTATAcctaaataaaacttaagtcTTATGAAATCTCAATCATCATTCAATATTACTCTAGATTTACTATGCACCTCGTTTTAATGTAGATAACaaccttaaaaataaacattataaatatgatGACTGGCCATGGCTTTGTTAATGCAAAGCGTCGTAAACATTTTGTTTAGCAACAAAGTTGAATCAACGTGTTGCGGAGTTGCTGTCATGTTGCGAATGTTTACAGAAATCatctgtaattattaataaatgttgcCGTGTTTGCATCCagtttataaatatagaaatgtCGAACAATCATAAGatcatgtaataaataaaactacatcaataataagatttattatgGGATTATTCAAGCAAGGAATATAAGCATAAAAACAAAAGAACGATGCATTTTCAAGCTCCAAATATACttacaacaaaacaaataataaatctaaTCTTATGCATCAGATacagagaaaatatataatttacttcCTCGGGCAACATTTTAACGCAATTGACCAAAACTGGCGTGTCGACAAGCTATTTTGATTTAAGCAAAGTTTCTAGAAACATTCCCGCCGTACATCGACTATTGCTAAACAAATGTGTAAAGAATACAGGCTTTAATTTATGAGATATTCACAGAAAGCAATATTATCTCTGTTATAAAAATCGAGGATTTGTCACAGAACATATTTTGTAGTAATATTCTTTGTTTTACGTTTGATTACAtggcaacattgaatataataataaccatCATTAGTTATCTTTTAATAAGGAATGTAAAACATTTTACAGTAACATTAATTTGTACATTTAAATAGTATCTACGAATAAATCCGTGCACGTTACCATGACAACCTCAAGGAACGCGACTTCCCGAACTTGTTTCTCAACTTGGCCTGGAGTACATTTAACACATTTAGGCCAAGGGTGTTATTACGTCACCTTGCACTGGTCTCAAGCTATGGTGcacgataaataaaataatacttatgttGTTCTTAAAATTGTACTGTAAATAACGTTGATATTGATACAATTTATACGTGAATAAATCTTAGTGGAACTCTCATCCCTGTTTACTTATGTAAGTAACTCTGTGTGTGTACATTTAGGTCAGATTGAGATTATAATCATTAACACATGTTACAATATGTGTGACAATGCAGGCAATTAATATGTGCACAGATTCTATAAAGAGGTCTTCCAGTCTCAATGTGTCCAAAGTTTAACAACCACTTTATGTAACCATTTTTAAATAACgatgcgaaataaataatacgtgcgtcaccaactttttttatttattactgtctGTTTTACTTAGATACCACTGACCTGTATcaataccactggacagactGTTCCATATAATTTGACAGAAAAATTTTTGTGTCTATTTTAAGCGCCACtggcgagcgtccagagaactaactttgacgtataatacaaatagctgcgatatttttgcattttgaataaatttcgtTCTTTTTCCGTGTTacttatacttcaagaatcaaagttataaagtacacatttttttttgtaactagtTTCCCACCATATATTGATGATTGctaaggttgtcatcactagttttagtaccacagactctcgTTACaaggccaacagcgccaaaatggcgaatatcaaaaaGGCGCAAAAGTAGCACCCAGTCCAGTGGAGGTCATTGCTAGATACTGTTAATATCATAGACTTAAGATAATAGAGTATTAGCGTATGggcgacctgacagcccgaaaATATGTAATCAATTTGTCTAGTGTGCTTTAGCTAGTTCAATATTCAAAATCCTAAGGAGCTAataccaagcgtggctgactgtttacgacttgtcaatcaaaatcggttacagtaactatACTATCTTGCTGTACCTCCTTTAGAGATTTTCTTCTCTCTAGCACTATTACGCCAGTTTATTGTAATTCTGCGGTTTCAGCTGTGACAACTCAAATAATGAGAGGCAATGCTTTTGTGGTTTTTTCAGAGATAATCCTTTTGATAACGGGAAACACCATTTTTAAGTAATACCTACAATTACAAATGAAACAATGATTGAAATTGTCGTTGATTTCTTTTATGCGATcagcaataaaatataaaattttgaagGATCTTAATTATTCTTAGTGTTCAAAACTAATCGTTTAAACATCACTACAGTATGCTTTAAAAAAATCGTctaataaagtaaaaacaacGTACCTACTTACATCTGAATAATTGTCCACCTATTAAtttagttaataaattaaaagttggcACTATTAGGATAAGTAGTGTAACTAATATTttccttaatttaattaaattttaagataatatctttaaatttatgaaaatgttacatttacagaatacttaccaagtttcaacagtataagttctgatagttttggaaaaaagtggctgtgacctACACAGACAAACAAACTGACaagacgaatctataagggttcagttttttgccattttgctacggaaccctaaaaagattATATAAGGATGTGTATAGCAACATTAGACAAATTATGaaacatgaaataatttaaaatatactccATTTTACACTTACACTTTTTATCTATCTTGTAGTTTTTATATAGCTCGCTTTACTAGCCATCTCTAACCTACTAGAACTCATATTCGTTAAACGGACCTGCTTTGGAAGACAAACGAAAACTATAAGAAAGGAACAAAACACATACATGCTCTTAACaaactcataaaataaaaactcattaacttaaaatcattatttaataatagcatttttacaaaatggaaaGATTGAGacaacaatatttaaatgtagACACTAAAATATGATGACAAACTCTTTATGGTACTTTGagataagaaatattatttttttacgaataTGTTCATGAACTGTACAGTCTTGAGTTAATAGATTGATAGTCCCTTGCAAGacccatataaaaaaaaatatgtgtgtgtacttatgtatgcactcGAGAAGTTATACTattttggcctaacaaagcaataatccttaaaattatttattcctcgtgctattctacgtttgtag is a window of Leptidea sinapis chromosome 23, ilLepSina1.1, whole genome shotgun sequence DNA encoding:
- the LOC126971228 gene encoding uncharacterized protein LOC126971228 isoform X1 yields the protein MALVMLPCDLPWWTSVQRHLKHLLVASSSAKLTASMLKIHDMCNIGIDPDDDIKDPDLLKGLEQFLEEELSDEERRVFLDNTIRIMVNRALHLKKWRPPKGLMFSLQQQSESNELDYNFLSSLIAHAFFSTFPKRTLKTHPTLQDFNFTHFFRNLHRKSQRSKLKSLLYYYEWLDRNNNEGQIKLSRQVMTSKQWLTIEDWLECTLPLCKLMVRHEGRPERCENEEAMRLCFATRRIGGDVLIDGESQESLTMFMMPELLPAMLSVESLEDNEVLKVEGVRMFSRISEKKSKYNLELLEEPKTVTVCLMDAEDYSSLPIGQWEEDNILRELNKSLLAFQQAPPKSRENYKNERRLSPIGESLSQTPSEVEATVMIKQASSCSTINSLNSRSPSPQNYCAATLNLNDPSVELQKRKCWLSPDGGTLNNRRGRFIVLGSSGECLPVTRNSGLSTAETQEDSLYSSCNSSDDEYHSANNSFDDAGSEDEGRGESGRPNSFQYSKELSTEERRLSFADRLRDALRREAENSCTTSSTGDWSTDSSSYAVGVSISGAEVHDNDIRVKRGGSVGFVLTEDEIYENGNKPPRRLLSRKETGNSSKYSFSTEYTSELEEVYEQFNNWLNDPIVDNESGDNKNRELDSRDLAVIRFAGSLLKRTLSESMASGATGVGSTEAEAAELYGRDSRERVAPRRLALAARSLSLELARHRHRLAAHLRDKVKESIPEEIVRQSESPILKTDSNSFCSSSASSCTTQLSNDRKQFNDRKKKLNWVVNMIVETIEETVVCEPVTIKIKKPKLNELANKIVAGGTTKAVATGNWGCGHRLRGHPQLKLLLQWMSASVAGVPALFYYTFGNEKLFKLDTLVRVLVDRKWTVGQLAKAVLKYARQYLHEPNVIPENHSLFDELIGIEKIPDD
- the LOC126971228 gene encoding uncharacterized protein LOC126971228 isoform X2, yielding MALVMLPCDLPWWTSVQRHLKHLLVASSSAKLTASMLKIHDMCNIGIDPDDDIKDPDLLKGLEQFLEEELSDEERRVFLDNTIRIMVNRALHLKKWRPPKGLMFSLQQQSESNELDYNFLSSLIAHAFFSTFPKRTLKTHPTLQDFNFTHFFRNLHRKSQRSKLKSLLYYYEWLDRNNNEGQIKLSRQVMTSKQWLTIEDWLECTLPLCKLMVRHEGRPERCENEEAMRLCFATRRIGGDVLIDGESQESLTMFMMPELLPAMLSVESLEDNEVLKVEGVRMFSRISEKKSKYNLELLEEPKTVTVCLMDAEDYSSLPIGQWEEDNILRELNKSLLAFQQAPPKSRENYKNERRLSPIGESLSQTPSEVEATVMIKQASSCSTINSLNSRSPSPQNYCAATLNLNDPSVELQKRKCWLSPDGGTLNNRRGRFIVLGSSGECLPVTRNSGLSTAETQEDSLYSSCNSSDDEYHSANNSFDDAGSEDEGRGESGRPNSFQYSKELSTEERRLSFADRLRDALRREAENSCTTSSTGDWSTDSSSYAVGVSISGAEVHDNDIRVKRGGSVGFVLTEDEIYENGNKPPRRLLSRKETGNSSKYSFSTEYTSELEEVYEQFNNWLNDPIVDNESGDNKNRELDSRDLAVIRFAGSLLKRTLSESMASGATGVGSTEAEAAELYGRDSRERVAPRRLALAARSLSLELARHRHRLAAHLLNELANKIVAGGTTKAVATGNWGCGHRLRGHPQLKLLLQWMSASVAGVPALFYYTFGNEKLFKLDTLVRVLVDRKWTVGQLAKAVLKYARQYLHEPNVIPENHSLFDELIGIEKIPDD